The following coding sequences are from one Gossypium raimondii isolate GPD5lz chromosome 4, ASM2569854v1, whole genome shotgun sequence window:
- the LOC105779147 gene encoding eugenol synthase 1 codes for MSCKLRESYKEFPQKRFLPSEFGVEEDRLSFLPPFEACLEKKRKIRRAVEASGIPYTYVSANCFGAYFLNYLLRPHEQHEDVTIYGSGEAKAPFTYEEDIANYTIRVANDPRTCNKMVIYKMQKNILSQIELISLWEKKTGKYFKKVHVPEEELVKLTETLPFPDNVRASVLHSLFVKGDLVNYELGENDLEASSLYPDYKYTTVNQLLDVFLVDPPKPALAIF; via the exons ATGAGTTGTAAGCTGAGGGAATCTTATAAAGAGTTCCCTCAAAAG AGGTTCCTTCCGTCGGAATTTGGGGTCGAAGAAGACCGGCTGAGTTTTCTGCCACCGTTTGAAGCTTGTTTAGAGAAGAAGCGAAAGATCAGAAGGGCAGTGGAAGCAAGTGGGATACCTTACACGTATGTATCAGCAAACTGTTTTGGTGCTTACTTTTTGAATTACTTGCTTCGTCCACATGAACAACATGAAGATGTTACTATCTATGGATCTGGTGAAGCCAAGG CTCCGTTTACTTATGAAGAAGATATAGCAAACTACACCATCAGAGTAGCAAATGATCCAAGAACATGCAATAAAATGGTGATTTATAAGATGCAGAAGAATATTTTGTCCCAGATTGAATTAATTTCGTTGTGGGAGAAGAAAACAGGTAAATATTTCAAGAAGGTTCATGTACCAGAGGAAGAACTTGTGAAACTGACAGAGA CCTTACCATTTCCGGATAATGTACGAGCATCGGTTCTTCACAGTCTATTTGTAAAAGGTGATCTTGTGAACTATGAGCTTGGGGAGAATGACCTTGAAGCTTCTAGTTTATATCCAGATTATAAGTATACCACCGTCAATCAACTTCTCGATGTTTTCCTGGTTGATCCGCCTAAGCCTGCTCTAGCTATATTTTGA
- the LOC105780739 gene encoding RNA demethylase ALKBH9B has translation MAGDIPGKLTDSDSAGQTGTIGLLKTLNRDELLEVLSQGFCQHCEALLEERIHQLLNKRGSESTVTSDITLISNPVTGKQLARTPPPPPPAANSDILLNDGLGGSGSTSSDNGLSEEQKEHIRFSQVVRKKDFVHMEKINGKSMNVLKGLELHTKVFNAEEQKKIIECVYNLQCMGQKGQLRERTYSEPRKWMRGKGRVTIQFGCCYNYAVDKIGNPPGILREEEVDPLPPLFKQMIKRMVRWHVLPTMCVPNSCIVNIYNEGDCIPPHIDHHDFLRPFCTVSFLTQCNILFGSSLKIVSPGEFSGPVSIPLPVGSVLILNGNGADIAKHCVPAVPGKRISITFRRMDESKLPYNFLPDPELSRIKPFIVSPSSAPQGHHQKPVINSSFVKAIVQQNQHRNDQAIKDKSDQEATKTTKNDSFLCGNDDFPPLGKASKGASRR, from the exons ATGGCCGGAGATATCCCCGGAAAATTGACCGACTCCGACTCCGCCGGCCAAACTGGCACCATCGGGTTACTGAAGACACTGAACCGCGACGAGCTTCTTGAAGTTTTATCTCAGGGTTTTTGTCAACACTGCGAGGCTCTTTTAGAGGAACGAATTCATCAGCTCTTGAACA AAAGAGGTAGCGAATCAACTGTGACCTCAGATATTACCCTAATATCAAATCCGGTGACCGGAAAACAACTAGCTCGTACACCGCCGCCGCCGCCACCGGCGGCGAATTCCGATATATTGCTTAATGATGGACTTGGTGGAAGTGGAAGTACATCCTCAGACAATGGATTGTCTGAAGAACAAAAGGAACATATTAGATTCTCCCAAGTTGTAAGAAAAAAGGATTTCGTTCACATGGAGAAGATCAACGGTAAATCGATGAATGTTCTTAAAGGACTGGAGCTTCATACGAAGGTCTTCAATGCCGAAGAACAGAAAAAGATCATAGAATGCGTATATAATCTTCAATGTATGGGCCAAAAAGGGCAACTTAGAG AACGTACATATTCAGAACCGAGGAAATGGATGCGTGGTAAAGGTCGTGTTACGATACAATTTGGTTGTTGTTATAACTATGCAGTG GATAAAATCGGGAACCCGCCAGGGATCCTTAGAGAAGAAGAAGTTGATCCTTTACCCCCATTGTTTAAGCAAATGATCAAAAGGATGGTCAGATGGCATGTTTTGCCTACGATGTGTGTTCCGAATAGTTGTATCGTGAACATTTACAATGAAGGGGATTGTATTCCTCCGCATATTGATCACCATGACTTTCTAAGGCCATTTTGCACCGTGTCGTTTTTGACTCAATGCAATATTCTCTTCGGTTCGAGTTTGAAGATTGTGAGTCCGGGAGAGTTTTCAGGACctgtatcgatacctttgccTGTAGG ATCTGTGCTTATTCTAAACGGCAACGGAGCCGACATTGCTAAGCATTGTGTCCCAGCTGTTCCAGGGAAAAG GATATCCATTACATTCCGGAGAATGGACGAAAGCAAACTTCCATACAACTTTTTGCCTGATCCGGAATTATCAAGAATTAAACCATTCATCGTCTCTCCTTCTTCAGCTCCGCAAGGCCATCATCAAAAGCCGGTTATAAATTCTTCTTTTGTTAAGGCAATCGTTCAACAAAACCAACATCGAAATGATCAAGCAATCAAGGATAAATCCGATCAAGAAGCTACTAAAACAACGAAGAATGATTCATTTCTATGTGGAAACGACGATTTTCCTCCCCTCGGTAAAGCAAGCAAAGGCGCATCGAGGCGATGA